The proteins below come from a single Micropterus dolomieu isolate WLL.071019.BEF.003 ecotype Adirondacks linkage group LG05, ASM2129224v1, whole genome shotgun sequence genomic window:
- the LOC123971168 gene encoding zinc finger protein Gfi-1-like: MPRSFMVKSKKAHSYHQPRSLEDDYSRLDTILAHICSDADCPPCVLSEADKLPDDTDMSVDRYGLSPDSNLADAAEFSPKSPLSCADSLCGRSTDYEDFWRPPSPSASPVDSEKSLSPLVDETQPFSVPFRPYAWSSYPGPGLRPLVRQSLHPGMEMDRGPAAMAFYGSRSTHSALYPERTLGEETYSDYRRHAAALLFPEEGRNGKAHNVKAQSELLCSSLILNGAYKCVKCSKVFSTPHGLEVHVRRSHSGTRPFACEICGKTFGHAVSLEQHKAVHSQERSFDCKICGKSFKRSSTLSTHLLIHSDTRPYPCQYCGKRFHQKSDMKKHTFIHTGEKPHKCQVCGKAFSQSSNLITHSRKHTGYKPFGCDLCGKGFQRKVDLRRHKETQHGLK, from the exons ATGCCTCGCTCCTTCATGGTGAAGAGTAAAAAGGCGCACAGTTACCACCAGCCCCGGAGTTTAGAGGATGACTACAGCAGGCTGGACACTATACTGGCGCACATATGCTCAG ATGCAGACTGTCCTCCGTGTGTCCTGTCAGAGGCAGATAAGCTCCCAGATGACACTGACATGTCGGTGGACAGGTATGGCCTGTCTCCTGACTCCAACCTTGCTGACGCTGCTGAGTTTTCCCCGAAGTCCCCGCTGAGCTGCGCCGACAGCCTGTGCGGTCGCTCCACAGACTATGAGGACTTCTGGAGGCCTCCGTCCCCCTCTGCATCACCgg TTGATTCAGAGAAATCCCTGTCTCCTCTGGTGGACGAGACCCAGCCCTTCAGTGTCCCCTTCCGGCCGTATGCCTGGAGCAGTTACCCGGGGCCCGGGCTGAGGCCCCTGGTGCGGCAGAGCCTCCATCCCGGCATGGAGATGGACAGGGGCCCGGCAGCTATGGCCTTCTACGGGAGCAGGAGCACCCATTCAGCTCTGTACCCAGAACGGACTCTGGGCGAGGAGACGTACAGCGACTACAGGAGGCATGCCGCAGCTCTGCTGTTTCCTGAGGAAGGCCGGAATGGAAAAGCCCATAATGTGAAGGCCCAGTCGGAGCTGCTCTGCTCCAGTCTGATCCTCAACGGTGCTTACAAATGTGTCAAGTGCAGTAAG GTGTTTTCTACTCCGCACGGTTTGGAAGTCCACGTCCGCAGATCGCACAGCGGCACCAGGCCATTTGCGTGCGAAATCTGCGGCAAAACCTTCGGACACGCAGTCAGCCTGGAACAGCATAAAGCGGTGCACTCTCAG GAAAGAAGTTTCGACTGCAAAATATGCGGTAAAAGTTTCAAGAGGTCGTCCACTCTGTCGACGCACCTGCTCATCCACTCCGACACTCGGCCATACCCCTGCCAGTACTGCGGGAAGAGGTTCCACCAGAAGTCCGACATGAAGAAGCACACATTCATCCACACAG gggAGAAGCCGCACAAATGCCAGGTGTGTGGGAAAGCGTTCAGCCAGAGCTCCAACCTCATCACGCACAGTAGGAAGCACACCGGATACAAACCTTTCGGCTGCGACCTCTGCGGCAAAGGTTTCCAGAGGAAAGTGGACCTGAGgagacacaaagagacgcaGCACggactgaaatga